Below is a genomic region from Streptomyces ferrugineus.
TCCGATGCGGCTGGTGCGGCGGTGTGCCCCGATGACGACGACGGCCGACTCGCGCGTGGCGTCCAGCAGGGCCTCGGCCGGTCCACGGCGGACCGTGCGGGTCTCGACGGCGACCTCGGGGTGCGCGTCCCGCAGCTCGGCCAGGCTGAAGCGCGGCACGGCCTCCTCGGCCAGGTCGTTCTGGGCGCGCCGCCGCTGTCCCGGGCTCGTCCCGGGGATCAGGGAGGGCAGCTCCGGGGTGATGTGGTGGTGGGTGGAGTGCACGACGCGCAGCTGGACACCCCGCCGTTCGGCCTCGAGGAAGGCGTAGGCGGCCGCGTCGGCGTCGGAGTCGTCCTCCAGGCCGAGCAGTACGCCACGGTCGCCGTCGCAGGGGTGATCACCGCGCACGATCAGCAGCGGGCCGTGCACCTGCGCGGCCACGCGCAGACTCACCGAGCCGGCCAGCAGTCCGGCGACACCGCCGAAGCCCCGGGTGCCGACGACGGTCAGGTCGGCGCCCCCGCTCTCGCGCACCAGGGCCCGTACGGCGCCGCCCACCGCAGCCCTGCTCACGACGGCCAGGGCCGGATGACGCTCCCGGACACGCGCCACGGACGACGTGAGGACGGGTCCCGCCTCGTCGCGCTCGGGCACGGCGTACACGACCCGCAGCTCGGCGCCGCGCCGGGCCGCCTCGTCCGAGGCCCAGTCGAGGGCTCGCACGGCGTTCAGGGAACCGTCCACTCCGACGACCACATGGTGGGGTGCCATCTCCCTCTCCCTTCTGCTCCGTGCTCCTGATGCTCGTCCTTCCACGATGTCGCCGGCAGGGGCCACGTGCACCCGGCGCGGCGCCGAACGTCCCGCGCGCGCCGGGCCGTTCGGCCCCACACCGGTCCAGGCGACGAGCACCGGGGCGGAGGGGGATGTCCAGCCCGTACACGTTGCGTCCGCCCACGACTTCGCGGCACCCAGGAGCGCGGGCCTGTGTGGAGCAGGCGCCCGTGCTCGGCCGGGTCGGTGACGACCGTGGCGGAGCCGGTGACGACGACGCGCAGCGGCACGGCGCCGCCGTCGTCCAGGCCGAAGTTCATGGGCAGTACCGCGGGCAGCGTCGTCCATCGTTCGCGAGGGTGCCGGTCGTCCGCCAGGGCCATGGGCTCCGGTCGGTCGGACCCCGGCCCCTGTTCAGACCGTGATCCGCCGCCCGGTGATGGTCAGGGGATCGATGAGCACCCACTGGTCGCGTCGCCCGCCCACCCAGGGCCTGCTGTACGCCGCCTCGTCGAGCCGATGCGCCTCGTCGGGGTCGGTCACCGTCCGCGCGCGTCCCCGTACGAGCACGCTCCAGCCCTGACCGAACACGTCGTCAATGCGGTCGACCTCGAAGGCCACCTGACAGCCGGCCGCCTGCGACGGCGTCGTGCCCGGGGCGGTCCGGAAGACTATGGCGCCGGCCACGACGCTGTAGTTGACGGGCACGACGACCGGCCCCGTGACGGTGGGCACGGCGATGCGCCCCACCCCGTGGGTCGACAGCAGGGCGCGGCACTCCCCCGTGGACAGCTCGGCGATGCCGGGACGGCCGGAGGCCTGGGGACCGGCACCGGGCGGCAGGTCGGTGTCCCCTCCGGTGAGCTCCCTGACGGTGGTGTGCAGGACCTCGGCCAGCACGTGGAGCGCGCCCGCGGCCGGCGCGGCGGCCGGGTGCTCCTCCAGGTAGCGGAGATAGGCGGGGGCCATGCCGGCCCGGGTGGCCGTCTCCTTCAGGGAGAGGCCCAGTTCTGTGCGTCGCCGGGCGATCCGGCGTCCGAGGTCGCCCGCCGGTGCCGCCTCGGTCGCCGCCGGCCGGACCTGTTCGGTCATGGCCGTCACTTCCTCTCGTCAGGCCGCGCGGACGGCGACCGTGTCGTGCGGCTCCCCGCCGAGCACGACCTTGAGGGCCCCGGTGTCGGCGGCCCGGCCGAAGACCTCGTACGCCTCCTCCATCCGGTCCAGCGGGAAGGTGTGGGTGACCAGGTCCGCGGTGGGCAGCCGTCCGGCCGCCGCCATGCGCAGCAGGGTCGGGGTGGAGTGGGTGTCGACCAGGCCGGTGGTGAGGGTGAGGTTCTTGATCCACAGGTCTTCGAGGTGGAGGGTCGCGGGGGCGCCGTGTACGCCGACGTTGGCGACGTGCCCGCCGGGCCGGACCATGCGGGTGCACATCTCGAAGGTCTCGGGGACTCCGACGGCCTCGATGACCGCGTCGGCGCCCAGCCCGTCGGTGAGGTCGGCGATCAACTGCTCCGGAGCCTCGCGGGCGTCGGCCACGGCGTCGGCGCCGAGCTGCCGGGCGGCCTCCAGCCGGGCGGCGGCCAGGTCCACGGCGACGATCTTCTCGGGTCCGAACAGCCGGGCCGTCACGATCGCGGCGAGCCCGACGGGGCCGGCGCCGACGACCGCGACGGTGTCACCGGGCCGCACCCGCGCGTTGAGCACGCCCACCTCATAGGCGGTCGGGAAGATGTCGGCCAGCAGAACCGCGTCCTTGCTGTCCAGGCCGCCGGGCAGCGCGTGGACGGAGAGGTCGGCGTGCGGGACGCGCACGTACTCGGCCTGGGTGCCGTCGATCAGATGGCCGAGGATCCAGCCGCCACCGCCCCGGCACTGGCCGTACATCGCCCTGCGGCAGTACGAGCAGCGGCCGCAGGCGGTGATGCAGGAGACCAGGACCCGGTCCCCGGGCCGGACGGTGCGCACGTCGGCGCCGGTCTCCACGACCTCGCCGACCGCCTCGTGCCCCAGCACCGTGCCGGGGTGCACCTCGGGCACATCGCCCTTGAGGATGTGCAGGTCGGTTCCGCAGATGGTGACGGCATCCACGCGCACGATCGCGTCCGTGGGGTCCTTGAGGCCGGGGTCCGGGACGTCCTCCCAGGAGGACTGTCCGGGACCGTGGAAGACGAAGCCC
It encodes:
- a CDS encoding universal stress protein — protein: MAPHHVVVGVDGSLNAVRALDWASDEAARRGAELRVVYAVPERDEAGPVLTSSVARVRERHPALAVVSRAAVGGAVRALVRESGGADLTVVGTRGFGGVAGLLAGSVSLRVAAQVHGPLLIVRGDHPCDGDRGVLLGLEDDSDADAAAYAFLEAERRGVQLRVVHSTHHHITPELPSLIPGTSPGQRRRAQNDLAEEAVPRFSLAELRDAHPEVAVETRTVRRGPAEALLDATRESAVVVIGAHRRTSRIGPQLGPVAHTLLHSSHCPVVLVPTAA
- a CDS encoding helix-turn-helix domain-containing protein, with protein sequence MTEQVRPAATEAAPAGDLGRRIARRRTELGLSLKETATRAGMAPAYLRYLEEHPAAAPAAGALHVLAEVLHTTVRELTGGDTDLPPGAGPQASGRPGIAELSTGECRALLSTHGVGRIAVPTVTGPVVVPVNYSVVAGAIVFRTAPGTTPSQAAGCQVAFEVDRIDDVFGQGWSVLVRGRARTVTDPDEAHRLDEAAYSRPWVGGRRDQWVLIDPLTITGRRITV
- a CDS encoding zinc-dependent alcohol dehydrogenase family protein produces the protein MKGFVFHGPGQSSWEDVPDPGLKDPTDAIVRVDAVTICGTDLHILKGDVPEVHPGTVLGHEAVGEVVETGADVRTVRPGDRVLVSCITACGRCSYCRRAMYGQCRGGGGWILGHLIDGTQAEYVRVPHADLSVHALPGGLDSKDAVLLADIFPTAYEVGVLNARVRPGDTVAVVGAGPVGLAAIVTARLFGPEKIVAVDLAAARLEAARQLGADAVADAREAPEQLIADLTDGLGADAVIEAVGVPETFEMCTRMVRPGGHVANVGVHGAPATLHLEDLWIKNLTLTTGLVDTHSTPTLLRMAAAGRLPTADLVTHTFPLDRMEEAYEVFGRAADTGALKVVLGGEPHDTVAVRAA